ATTCACCAGTTTCTGTTCGTCCATCGCCTGACTGATGTGGGCCTCCTGCTCGCGCTTGACATATAACTCATAGGTGCCACGCCGGTTTTTCACTTCCTCCTCGAGCCGGTCATACGCGATGCCCTTCTGTTGCAGATTGATCATCTGTCGACCCGTGCGGCTGACATTCTCTTCCAGCATCGCCTGCCGCGCGCGCATCTCCCGCAGCGAACCTTCGAGGTCAAACAGGGTTTTCAAGCGATCCTCGCGCAGGGGGTTGGTATGAAACACCTGGTGGCTCACGATCGTCGGACGATCGCGCAATTCCGTATCAAGTTGCGACTTCAATTCGGCGATCTCTGCTGCATTGTCTTGAACGTGTCGGTCCTTGTCCATGTACTTACGAAGAAGCGCAACGCGGTCGACTTGCCGTGCCACCATTTGCTGCGTCAACTGCGTGATCGTCGGGCTTACTTCGATCGCTTGCTCGCGTTTGACCACCTCCGGCTGACTCGCGATCTGGTCACGGATCGCCCGGATGCGTTCCTCCGTACCGGCAATCCCGGCCGTCACGTCGCGCACTGCGCTGGCGACTTCGCCGACCGTCCGGACCGCCGCCTGGATCTCATCCTTGGGCGACACGATGCCTTCCCGTTCCGAAAAGGCACCCAGAGCGTCTTCTGACTTACGCAGGCGTTGCTCGAGCCCGCGGCGCTGATCGTCATAAAACTGGGATAGTCCCTTATTGCCATGCACCACGGCGTGGTAGGCGAGATACTCGTCCACCACTCGGTTGACGACACGCGCGGCGTTCGAAGGCTCGGAAGACTTGTAGTCGATTTGAATGACGTTCGAGCCCTTGACGGGCGTAATGCTGAGATCCTGCGCCATAGACAGCACTTGCGTCCCAAACGTGCTCCCGATCAGCGTAACGTGCGGAGGGGCACTGCCATCACCCGACACCGCCAGTGTTCGCACCACGTGTTCCAGAAGGTCTCGGCTACCAATCACCTGCACTTCGGAATTGACCAAGGATTCGTTGAGCTGAATGGTTTCTAGTTTGGTCAAGTCGGTCGGTTGTAAGGTGGGATCTGACCGTTGCGTGGAGATCATCACCTTTGCACTCGCCACGTAGCTGGGTTTTCGCAAGAGGGTACCGGTCAGCCCGGGTAGGGCAACCGCCAGGAACAGGGCTCCAATCCACCGCTTGCGCTTGAAGATGACATGCAGGATTTCATGCAGTTGCTCGCTTCCACTGCTGGTCCAAGCGGGCGCCCCACCGTACGAGTGCTTCCCGTTCCCATTGCCGTTCCCCTTGCCGTTGCCGTTGCGATGACCGTTCGGTCGCTCGCGCTGTGGAGGTTCGTAAGCCATGGCTCTCCCAACTCAGTTCAAAAGGAGGCACCGACTCGAGGCGTCGTCGGCAGGATCTCATGGATATAGAGCTTAACGAACGCGTCGATGTCGCCGATAAATGTCCGTGGTACAAAAACCACATCGCCGGCCGCCAAATGCATCCCTTCCTGAGATCCATCCGAAAGCGATTTTGTAAAATCCAACCGTCTCCCCTGGTAATCACTCGGCGCCGCGGCAAGGAGCAGGACGCTGTCGACACGCGCGGTATCGGTGAATCCCCCGCGGTCCATAATCGCTTGGATGGGGCTCATCCCTGGATAGTACGTGACGAACCCCGGAAGACGGACCTCACCGCCAACGTACACCTTGCGCTCAGCCTGTTGTGCAACCATCACCGAGATTTCGGGATCACGCAAGCGATCACTCGTGCGTTCCTTGATGACTTGTTCCAACTCTGTCGGACGCAAACCTGCGGCTCGGACATCGCCAGCAAGCTGTAAAGTGACGTTGCCATCGGGTCGAATGGGCACCTTGATGTCGAGATCCGGATGGTACAGATACTTCACACGGATCTGGTCTCCGGGCTGCAGACGGTACTCTTCGCCGACGTTGCCCCCCATAGACTCCTGCAACGCTTCGAGCGGGGGAAGCGGTGCCGGCCGGCCCACAGTACGCCCGCATGCCCAAACGGACACCGACAAAAGCAACCCTACGCCGATTCTATGCGTCACGTAGCGCATTATTTCTACTCATCCCTATCATCAGGCCAGCCGCTGACCGCGGCGTTTATACGAACTCTGACGAAGGCTATCAATCCCCGCAAAGCGTCGGCTCCCGAGCGTGCGGGCCTGCAGCCGGGGAGACCCGACTCCGGCCACCGCTGCATAGATCCGCTCAATCTCGGCTACCGCTCGCTTCCAGCTGTACAACCTACCCGCTGCGACCCTGGCGTTTTCTCCCAACCGTTGCCGCAAGGCAGCATCTTCGAACAAACGTCGCAAGGCCGACGCCAAGTCCTCCGGGTCCCCGTTGCGAAAGATCAAACCTGTCTCGCCGCTGACAATACCCTTCGCCGACCCTTCGGCGGCAACCAGCGACCTGCCGGCTGCCATATAGTTGATGAGTTTGATCGGAAACCCTGACCAGGAGCTTCGCGGGCAGACCAGCACATCAGCGCGAGCCATCAATCGACGCACCACCGAGAAGGCCGACGCCACAATCACGCGGGCATGTCCCTCGCGGAGAAGCCTCGCCAGCCGATCATCGGCACGCTTGGCCCACTGGACCTCGTGCGTTACCACCACGAGCAGCGCAGGCGCAGCCGACTTGTGGAACCTGCCGAACGCATCGAACAGGATGCGGAGATCCTGGTAACCGTCCAGGTTCCCCGTGTACATCACGACGAACCGGCCAGCGAAGGGGTCCGACGCCGGCGTTTCCGCAATCACGGCGGGCGAACTGCCAGGCGGGATAACCGCCACCCGATCTCCCGCCACACCACGAGCCCGAAGAAATTGTTCCAGCTCCGGCGTCAGCGCGATGCTGAAATCCGCCCGCCGGGGCACCTGCCGGTCGAGGACCGCGCCGAGCTTACTGGCCACGAGTCGACGCCAACCGGGCCGGAAGTAGTGGCCCAGCTCGTCGCTCAATGCGTTGTGGGAATGATACACGACCGGCACACCGGTCAGTCGGCGCACCAGATATCCCACCAGAGGCCCCTCGTAGTTGTGTGCGTGGATCACCTCGATCCGTTCGCGGCGCACCACCTTGTACAAGGTCATGACCAAGGCCACGTCGAACAGCAGCTTGCGCCAACCCAGTCCACCTCGGGACGGCACCCGCCGCGAAAAGCGCACCCGGTGAACGAAGAGGCCATGGATCGGGGTCAGGCTCTCCGCAAATGGATACGTGACCAGGTGCACGTGGTGTCCTCGATTGGCCAGGGCTTGCGCCAGCTCACGAATGAGCACCTGCGACCCTCTCGCGGACGGAAAGGGGCACGCCGCCACCATGGCAATGCGTCTGACGGAGTCCCCGGTCGCACGGTTCAGTGTCATTGCAGATACCCCAACGCACTCAACCTAGCTGCAATCTCGCGCTCTTCGGCATGGGTATAGGGCTGTTCATCGCACGGCGGCGCCGCCGACTGGCGGGCGTGCGGGCCGTCGGGCGCCACGGCATCGATGGCGACGCCATCGAAGTCGGCGGACACATCGACACCACACAGCCGCAGGATTGTCGGTGTCATGTCGACCATCTGCACATGCGTGAGCCGGCGCCGCACCCTGGTATCCGTGTTGCTCACGAGAAACACGCCGTCGGCGCGATGACTGCCGCTCATGCCCGAGAGTTTGCCGCCGCCGGATTCGCCGGTATCGAATACGCGTACGCTGTGCCGGTCTAGCGCCGTGGCGCTCGGCAGGCATGCGTAGGAGTACCCCTGATCGAGCTGGAACTCGAGGATGACGTCAGGCGCGTACTCGAGCCAGGGGCCGTGGTACAGCTCTTCCCGGCGCCAGGCCCGGCGCACAATCGACCCACCGTGTTCCGGATCCCTGAGTGCCTGCGCGGCGGCACAGACCTCTTCACGCACGCGGTGGTAGTCCGCCGGCGCAACGGTCCCCTGCGGCTCCCGACCCTTCACGTTGAGCCACACGCTGGGAAAGTAATTCAGTTCTTCCGAGAAGGCCCGCGTCCCCGCCCAGTCGATTCCAGCGAAGCGAGCCCGAGACTCCAACCAGCTGGCCCACCGGCCTCCACGCAATCGAAACATCCTTGCCTGCATCGCCGCGGGCAGAGCGCGCAGGGCCAGTTGCTTGAGACCACGACTGCGCTGTGACTTTGACGGCTTGTGGTTCATCCGCAGCAGGCCTTGCTCTCCCAACCAACGATTCAGGTAGACCGCTTTTTTCCCAGCTCCACCGAAGCCGTGGTCTGAAGCCACAAGCACTGTCGCAGTCGGTGCCGCGCCGGTCAAAGTTCCGATCGCGGCGTCGAGTGCTTCATACACGCGTCGTATTGCGGTGCTGAATTCCTGCGCCGCTTCTGGCTCAAACAACGGAGAATCCGCGTCGTGAAACTTCCAGAAGTGGTGCGCCACCGTGTCCGACTCCCCGAACAGCAGAACAAAACAATCCCATTCTTCCCGCGCCAGCAATGCCTGAGCCAGTCGCGTCTTCGTTTCGATGCCGCGCAGCAATCGTTCGAGCGCCGTATGGTACCAGCGCCGGTTCACACGAAACTCCTGGAAGTCCGCAAACGGGAACCCTCCCAATTCCATAACCAACGGCACCAGCGTCTGCGGCCTGACAAAGGAGGCATCCGCGCGGGTGGTCACCGGTGTGTCAAAGCCGCTGATCATGCACCCGTTCAGGTCCTCAGGAGGATAGGTACCAGGCACGCCGAGCACGCATACCCGCCGTCCGGCATCACTCAGTAGCCTCCAAACCGTTGGCGCCTTGCGAAAGCTCGCGTTAACAAACTGCACGGCATAGGTGCCTAGCTGCCGCCGTGTAAAATCGAAGATGCCGTGCTTACCCGGGTTGACACCGGTCATGAATGTCGACCAACTCGGAAGCGTTGCCGGCGGCATCGTCGACGCCAACGGACCCCACAAGCCGTGACGGCGCAGCCGCCCAAGGTGAGGAAGCCGACCCTGTTCGATCCACGGATCCAAGAGATCCCAGGTGGCGCCGTCAAGACCGATGATCAGCAGCATCGTGAAGACTCGATAGACCACTCAGCGAGCGGCGGCCGCTAATTCGGGCACGCTCTTGCGCCAGCGACTGCAGCATCTCTTGCGTTCGTGCCGGCTCGGTGCCCGTCAGGTCGTGGTGCTCCTGCGGGTCCTCCGCAACGTTATACAGCTCGACAGGTCGAAGACCGCGTGGGTTTTCGGGATTGGCAGTAATGATTTTCCACGGGCCTAGCTGAAGGGCTGTCAGTACGTTGCCTTCCAGATCCTCCTCTGCAAATAGCGGCTCCGGCGTGACCGCCATCGGACCGAACAGGCCGCGTCCGGTGAAGTCCGGCGGGGAAGCGAGGCCCGCGGCCGCCAGTAAGGTGGGAGCGATATCGAGTGTGCGGGCTGCCCGTGACTCGACTTGGCCGGCACGCTCCTCATGCGCCCGCTTGACGATAAGGGGCACGCGCAGCTGTTCCGCGTAAAGTGTCGTTCCATGCCACCATCCGCCGTGATCCTGAAACTCCTCGCCATGATCAGCCGTCAGGGCGATGATGCTGTTGTCGTACAGATCTCGTGACTTCAGGAGTGCGAACAGCGTACCGAGGTGCTGGTCGAGGTACCCGACGTCTTCGCTGTAGAGCGCGCGCAGCTCGTTCTTCCGACTCGCTGGCGGGTCCGGGTTTACAACCCGGGCGACGCCACGCCCGTCATACGGTATTTCGAAATACGGATCGTGCGGGTCCATATAATGGACCAGCAGGAAAAAGGGGCTCGGTGGACGCCGCCGCAGCCAGTTAGACACGGCGTCGGTGACCACAGCCGCATCCTGGTAGTAATTGTAGAAATAGATCCGATCTCCAAAGAGTCGCTCGCGCACAACCCGCAGGCCCTTGTAAATTGCAAGCCGCGTCGCCGAATCCGTGGCCCAGAAGTAGAACGCAGGCGTCAGATACGTGTACTCGTCGAAGCCCTGTTGGAAGTTGAATATCGGGGCCACATTGATGTTGCTGACAAACCCAGCTGTCCAGTAACCTTGGGCACGCAAGGCCTCGGCTACCGTCGTCACCCGGTCCGGCAACGCGTCCATCTTATGCATTAGACCATGCACCGACGGATGAAGCGACGTCAGAATCGTGGCAATCGAAGGTCGTGTCCAAGTCGACTGCGCGTACGTGTTCTCAAAGCGCACTGCTTCACTGGCGAAACGGTCCAGGGCCGGGGTGGCCCCGGGGCCAGCACCATACGATCCGACCGCATCGGCGCGCAATGTATCGGCGATGATGAGGATGATGTTTGGAGCGCTGCTCGTCACGCCCCGACCGGCCCAGCCTGTTGCTGTCTCCGGGGCGTGGGGGGAAGCCAGCGCCGCGACAGCCACACTGCCCCCCAGACAGAATATCAACCCGATTGCAGCTATGAGTAGGCCGCCCCGATCCCGTTGCACTCGACGCCCTGCGCGCATCACGGCCAAAGCCAAGCCGCCAACCGAGACGAACAGCGCCAAATGGACAGCCAGTCCCGCGAAGGAGAACGTCACGAGGTCCTCGTGAAAAACCCGTTGAATGACTTGGTAGCGAGCGACGGCACCACCCAGCGCAAAGAGCGCCACCGCGCCGCACAACCCAAAGGCATTGTGGCGTGTGCGCTCCAGAGCGACGACCGCCGCAATACTGGTGCAGCCTATGGCCAGCAACATCCCCAATGCGCCGTAGCTGACCACCGCGTAGGGAAACAACCAGTATTCTTCGGCTGGCCCGGCAGTCGCCGTGAGCAATCCGGCTTCCGCCAGCCCTACCACGGCACCGGCCCAAGCCCCGCCGAGTATGCCAGCAAGGAGTGTTCTCATGATATGATACGTTTCGACTCAACCAGCGTAAACGGGTGTCGCGAGTCAGGGATATAGCTCCGCCCTTCCGTGACCTCGCTCATCCCGTCACATAATCTCCAGCCTGCCAAAAAGCTGCAGGCGCATCTTCGCCCCGAACGCGCAGCGCTACGCCGATGCGCGTTCAATAATGTGCAGCGGCACCTCGACCCGCGTCTGGCGCCGTAGCAATTCCATCAACACCCGCACGCGGCCCCGGCCGCAGCCAGGGTTCTCAATGATTCCGATCAACCCTTCAAACGGACCGTGCTTGATACGCACCACGTCGCCCTGCTTAAAAACCGGTGCGGCGTAGAGGATGCCTTCCCGCCCAATCCGCGCGTGCAAGAACTCAATCACCTTATCATCCAACGCGCAGGGCAAGGCCCCGAACCCGATGAACCGGCGCACCCCGGGGGTCCACGCCACGTCAAAATACTGCTCATAGAGATCAATGCGCACAAAGAGATATCCCGGAAACAACGGGGCGACGGCCGACTTGAGCCCCAACCGCAGGGATTCCACTATCCGGGGCAGAAAGGTATCCACGCCGCGCCGCACGAGTTGGTCTTGCGCGAACTGTTCGCGGCGCGCCTTCGTGCTGATCACAAACCACTGTGGATTCACTGGCACGACCTCACCTGCCTCGCTCAATCCCCAAGCTGCGCAATCCGCGTATCGTCGCGAAACAGCTTCTGCACCTGTCTCCCGACCCCGGCGATCTCTTCGCGATCCGTGTAGCCGGAAAGCACGACCCGGAACACCGGCTTCTCAAATCCCATGCTCCCCCCTGAGACATGCGCCTCAAAGCCACGGCTGTGTAGCGCGTTTTGAACCGCCGCTGCCCGGAAAGCATGAGGCGTCGACAACACGAGCAGGGCGTAATGGCCGGATCCGTCGCGGAAGATCGGAAAACCGTCTCCCAGTTCCGGCAAGTGGATCGTCTGACCGACGGTAATCAGGTTGATGTCCCTCAGCTCAGGGTTTGCGAGCTTCAGCAGGTCCAAGACCGTGTAGCTCGCCTGCCCATACTTGCGACGCGCGATACCCGACACCGAGTCGCCGCTGCGCACAACCACATGTGTCAGCGGCATGCCCTCCAAGCGTGGCTGGCGGCCGACGTCCACCACGCCACCCGAACCGGCAGGATCTTCCCGTTCGGCCTCCTTCATTTCCATGGGCACGGATTCGCGCTGCGTCCGGTTGAGCGCAGTCGCCTCTCCCTTCGGCAGCGGCTCGCTCAGTTTCCCAGTCGAGTGCGCCTGCTCATCCTTTGGCGGATTCAGCGCCACTGGCACCGCTTCCGGCGCCGATACTGGCCGTTCTGACGCGACGTTTGGATGCTCCACCTGCGGACCACCGAGTACAACTTCCTGACTTGCCCGCGCGCCATGAACGCTCGCCTCTCCATCGCTCTTCTGCGCGGCATCGGAACCGGGAACAGGCGGAACAATCGGGGCACTCCTGCCCTCGCTGGCGCGATCGTCTGGGGTACCCACATCGCCCGCCGTCACCGGTTCTTGAGCGGCGATCGCCTTGGCGGGCGGCGGCGGCGAAACTCGATTGGCCCGGTCATCGGAAACGGGGGCGGTGTTACCGAAGCTCTCGGCTGGTCGGGCCGCGGGGGCTTCGACCCCCGTACCCTCGGGCTGCGAGCCCGGCCGGATGACCTCCAGTCTCGGCCGCACAAGCTCCGTCGATACATTCTCTTCTGCTGGCCTGAGCAGCATGGTTCGGCCAACCGAAAGTAAGCCGACGGCAACCGCTACGATGAGGACACTTATGACGGCCAAGCGAGGCCGCCAGCGGCTTTGTGAGGCGGCGGACGCCACAGGCGACACTGACGGCGCCGAGGAAGTGTGAACCGGACGCTGCTCCTCCGCCAATGGCTCGTTGGACAGCAGATCAGCAGCCGCTTCGGTGATGATCTCCGCCCCAATCCGCTTCTTGCCAAGCGCATAGCCGATCACCAACGCATTGTCGCAAGCGACGTTGACCAAACGAGGAATGCCGCGCGAGAAATGGTAAATCTGCTCCTCGGCTTCATGCGAGAACAGCTTGAGGTCCGGACAGCCAGCTGCCTGCAAGCGATACTGGAGGTATTCCGTTATCTCATCCCTCGACAGCGGCAGCAGCCTGCTATTGATTCCGATCCGCTGTCGGAGTTGCCGAAGAACCGGGTTACTCAGCTTCTGCCCGAGTTCCGGCTGTCCGGAGAGGACAATCTGCAATATCTTCTCCTTCGCGGTCTCGAGATTCGACAGCAAGCGGAGGTCCTCCAGCACCGAAAACTCCAGGTCTTGCGCCTCATCAATCAGCAGCGCCACGTTGACCCCAGCCCGCAATTCATCGAGGAGGAAGGCGTTGAGTCGCTGCAGCATGTAGAGTTTTTTCCCGTTGTGAACAGGGAGGTCGAATTCGGCGAAGATGTACTCGAGGATTTCCTCGAAAGTCACATTGGTATTGAAGATGAAGACCGACTTGGTCTTCGCGTCGAGATCCTCGAGCAGTTTGTTCAACAGAGTCGTCTTGCCCGTTCCGGCTTCGCCGATCAGGGTGATGAAGCCCTTGCGTTGCGTGATCCCGTAATTGAGCGACGCCAGCGCCTCGCGGTATCTGGCGTTGAGGTACAGAAACTTCGGATCGGGCGTAACGTTGAAGGGGCGTTCGGTCAACTGATAGAAGTCACAGTACATTGGACGCCTCATCCTCTAAGGGCAACCACCGTGCCACGCACGGGTCGACCCCCAGGCCCACCCAATGTCGTCCCCCCACTTGCATCAGCGCCAGATCAGACGATGAGAAGCGCCGCAAACTCGCAGCAGCGCCAGTCGGATTCCAAACGGACCTCATCATTCGTTCCCGGACGATATGCGCGGGCCGCCGCGGCGAAGCTCGCTGGGGCGCAATCCGTGGAGGTGGATCTTGCGGTGCAAAGTGGCCTGGTCGATCACGGCATGTCGCGCCGCCGGAGCAATGCTGCCGTGGTATTGCTTCAAGACCCGGGCGAGGTACAGTTGCTCCGCCTTCTTGAGAAACTGCCGCAGCGACAACTGGTAATCAGCAAGCTCCGCGGCACCGGAGACTTTCTGTTCCTGACCAGGCACGTCGACCTCGCGTATCGTATCGCCCTTTGCACGAAGGACGGCGCGTTCCATTACGTTGAGCAGCTCACGTATGTTGCCGGGCCAGCCGTACCCCATAAGCAACGCCAGGGATCGCTCCGAAACGCGGTTGATACCCTTTTCACGTGCCATGGCGTTGCTGCGAAGGAAGTCCGCGACAAGCAGGGGCACGTCGGCAGCGCGCTGCCGCAAGGGTGGCAGTTTAACCGGAACGACGTTGATCCGGTAGTAAAAATCCTCTCGCATGTGCCCCGCCGCCACCGCTTCACTGAGGTCTCTGTTCGTCGCTACGACCACGCGCATGTCAACGCTCACCCGGCGGTTGCTGCCCAGTCGCTCGATGGCCCGCTCTTCAAGAACCCGCAACAACTTCGCTTGCATCGTCAAGGGGATGCTCTCGACCTCATCCAGGAAAAGCGTGCCCCCATTCGACAATTCGATCTTGCCGACGTGGTCCTGCATCGCCCCGGTAAAGGCGCCGCGTTCGTAGCCGAAAAGCTCGCTTTCCAGCAGTGATTCAGGGACGGCGGCGCAATTGATGGCGACGAACCGTCCCGCCTTGCGCTTCCCCTGGAAATGTATCGCCCGCGCCACCAATTCCTTGCCGGTCCCGGATTCGCCCGAAATCACGACCGTCACATCGCTATGCGCCAGCGTCTCGATCGTGGAAAACACCTCCATCATCACCGGATCGCGGCTGACCATGTTCGCAAAGGTGTAACGATCCGACAGCTGCTTACGTAGATACTCGATTTCATCCAGCAGCCGCCGTCGTTCGAGAACTTTCTGCGTGGCGAGCAGGATGTCGTCGGGCTCAAACGGCTTGGTGATATAGTCGCAGGCACCGCAGCGCATGGCCTCGACTGCCCCCTTGATGGTACCGTAACCGGTAATCATGATGACATCGACCGACGGCCAGCGCTCGCGAATCTCGCTGATCAGCGTGATACCATCGCTTCCAGGCATTTTCATATCGACCATCGCCAGGGTGAAATCCGAGGCGCTGAGCTTCTCTAGAGCTTCCTGCACGTTCGCTGCCGACTCGACGGCGTACGCATGAGTCACGTACAGCCCTTCGAGCTGCCGCCGGATTAGTGGATCGTCGTCCACAACGAGGATGCGCACCGGGCCCGCAGCCAATGGCGTTAGAATTGGAGCGGTAGCGCTATCTCCCACGACGTTTCCCCCGAGGTTTGTGGATGTTGTTGCAAGGTCCCACCGTGCGTCTCAAGGATCTTTTGTGCCACCGCCCACTGCATCTCCGCCTGCGACAGACGTCTTGAATCGAATGGCGCCCGCACACCCACCACGCGAAGGACCAAGGAGCGGCCCGATCTTCCCTTGGAAGCCGTGAGTTGGATGCGCTCGTTAGGCTCCGGGTTCTCCCCAGCCAGTTGTTTTGCCAACAGACCAAAGGCCCTTGCCACCTGTCCAGCGTCGACCAACAACTCCCCGTCGAGCCCCTTTCCCTCAATTTCCACGGCGCAGTCAGCCATGGCGCCAATTTGCCGCGCCAGGCTTTCAGCGACGTCGGCGCTAGCGACACGTTGCAGCGTCAAGGAGAGCGGCGAGAAGTAGTCCATCACCAATTGCAGGAAATCTTCCAGTTGACCGATGCTGCTTCCAAGGTGATCGGCTCCCGTCGCATCACTGCGGCGCAGCAGTTCGATAAGGTGGTAAATTCGCTGGAACAAATTCCCAAAAGTATGGCCGGCGTGCTCCACCACGGCAGGGTGGACGGAAATGAGGCACTCCTCGGCCCGCCCGCCATCGCGCTTCTTCTGATCGAGGGCGACGGTCCCTCGTAACGCACCGCCCACGTCGCTACCCCGCAACGCCTTGTATACCGAGCACAAAACCTCTCACGAGCCACCTATCGCTGGCACCATTACCCATTCCTCGCCACTAGCCTTTCGCTTGTACGCAGCAGTTGCTACTGACCTATTTCATGACGGTTACCACGCCCTGTTAAACTTTTTCAAGCGAATTCTGCGGCTTTCGAGCTCAAGGTCGCGGCCGCAGTGTGTACCAAATTCAGCAGATGCCAACTTCAGCATTGACTTCTCGACAGAAAAATGAGCAGGTTCAAAAGTCTGTTCTAGCCAGTCGCCGCTTTGGGGGCGAGGGGAGGGGAAGGAGGCTGCTGATTGGAGCGCCCGTGCCTGTGGGTAATCAATAATTCTCCGTCCATTCAGGAGACGATTTCGATCGTACTCGGGGAGGACTACCGCGTACGCGCCCTCAGCTGTGAAGAGTATGTGCGCGACCCGTCCAAGGTTCGAGAAGCGGACCTATTGGTGCTGGAAGCGGATGCCCTCCCGCAGAAGTCAGTCACGCTCCTCCCGCCCGACACCCCCGTACTCTGGCTACTCGGTCCCGGCAGTTCCCTGTCTACGTTTCCCGACCGAGCGGCGGCCCTGCCCTATCCTTTCCGGCCTGACGATTTGCGCGCCCGGACGCAGGCGTTGCTGGCACACCGGGCGCAGGTCCCCTCGACGTCGGGGGCTCGATCCAACATCGAGTACCCTGTACTGCCAAAGGAAGCCCTGCTGCTCGCTCATCGAGCAGCAGGGACAAGCTTCCCAGTCTTGATTTGCGGGGAGCCTGGGACGGGGAAGGCACGACTAGCTCGCGCCATCCACTCGCTCGGGCGCAGCGGCCAGTTTCTGATGCTGTCCGCCAGCAGCTGCACTGCCGCAGCGCTCCAGCAAGTCGGCAGCGTCACCCCTGGAAACCTGACGGTGTTCATCGACGAAATCAGCAGCGTGACTGCAGAAGGAACACAGCTCCTGTTCGAGTTGATTGACTGTGGCGGCTTATCCTCAAACGCTGGCTGGCATGCCGTGCGTCTGATCTGCGCAACGGCGCAGAGCTTCGAAGGTCTCGCGCGA
This window of the Candidatus Binatia bacterium genome carries:
- a CDS encoding sigma-54 dependent transcriptional regulator, with protein sequence MRILVVDDDPLIRRQLEGLYVTHAYAVESAANVQEALEKLSASDFTLAMVDMKMPGSDGITLISEIRERWPSVDVIMITGYGTIKGAVEAMRCGACDYITKPFEPDDILLATQKVLERRRLLDEIEYLRKQLSDRYTFANMVSRDPVMMEVFSTIETLAHSDVTVVISGESGTGKELVARAIHFQGKRKAGRFVAINCAAVPESLLESELFGYERGAFTGAMQDHVGKIELSNGGTLFLDEVESIPLTMQAKLLRVLEERAIERLGSNRRVSVDMRVVVATNRDLSEAVAAGHMREDFYYRINVVPVKLPPLRQRAADVPLLVADFLRSNAMAREKGINRVSERSLALLMGYGWPGNIRELLNVMERAVLRAKGDTIREVDVPGQEQKVSGAAELADYQLSLRQFLKKAEQLYLARVLKQYHGSIAPAARHAVIDQATLHRKIHLHGLRPSELRRGGPRISSGNE
- a CDS encoding AAA family ATPase; translated protein: MYCDFYQLTERPFNVTPDPKFLYLNARYREALASLNYGITQRKGFITLIGEAGTGKTTLLNKLLEDLDAKTKSVFIFNTNVTFEEILEYIFAEFDLPVHNGKKLYMLQRLNAFLLDELRAGVNVALLIDEAQDLEFSVLEDLRLLSNLETAKEKILQIVLSGQPELGQKLSNPVLRQLRQRIGINSRLLPLSRDEITEYLQYRLQAAGCPDLKLFSHEAEEQIYHFSRGIPRLVNVACDNALVIGYALGKKRIGAEIITEAAADLLSNEPLAEEQRPVHTSSAPSVSPVASAASQSRWRPRLAVISVLIVAVAVGLLSVGRTMLLRPAEENVSTELVRPRLEVIRPGSQPEGTGVEAPAARPAESFGNTAPVSDDRANRVSPPPPAKAIAAQEPVTAGDVGTPDDRASEGRSAPIVPPVPGSDAAQKSDGEASVHGARASQEVVLGGPQVEHPNVASERPVSAPEAVPVALNPPKDEQAHSTGKLSEPLPKGEATALNRTQRESVPMEMKEAEREDPAGSGGVVDVGRQPRLEGMPLTHVVVRSGDSVSGIARRKYGQASYTVLDLLKLANPELRDINLITVGQTIHLPELGDGFPIFRDGSGHYALLVLSTPHAFRAAAVQNALHSRGFEAHVSGGSMGFEKPVFRVVLSGYTDREEIAGVGRQVQKLFRDDTRIAQLGD